In a genomic window of Drosophila takahashii strain IR98-3 E-12201 chromosome 3L, DtakHiC1v2, whole genome shotgun sequence:
- the alphaTub67C gene encoding tubulin alpha-4 chain: protein MREVVSIQVGQCGIQIGNACWELYLLEHGINLDGSLKTKEELTASGSSASVGHDTSANDARTFFTETGNGKQVPRSIFVDLEPTVIDDVRNGCMKDLYHPEQLISGKEDAANNYARGRYSIGKEVIDRVTSRLQKIAEQCDSLQGFLIFHSLGGGTGSGFTSLLVERLSTDYSKKCKLDFAVYPSPKVSTAVVEPYNGLLTTHSTMDHSDCVFMVDNEAIYDICNNSLGVDRPAYSNLNRLIAQIVSSTTASLRFSGSMNVDLNEFQTNLVPFPRIHFPLVAYAPLMSAERSAHEQHAITTLTNACFESSNMMVKCDPRQGKFMACCMLYRGDVVPKDVNAAVSAIKSKRHIQFVDWCPTGFKIGINYERPAYVPGGDLAKTSRACCMLSNTTAISVAFSNLSYKFDLMFRKRAFVHWYVGEGMEEGEFTEARENIAVLERDFEEVGLDNAEEGGDEDFDEF, encoded by the exons ATG CGCGAAGTGGTCTCCATCCAGGTTGGTCAGTGCGGCATCCAGATCGGCAATGCCTGCTGGGAACTGTACCTCCTGGAGCACGGCATCAATCTTGACGGCAGCCTGAAGACCAAGGAGGAGCTGACGGCCAGCGGGAGTAGTGCCAGTGTGGGTCACGACACCTCGGCCAATGATGCCCGGACCTTTTTCACGGAAACCGGCAACGGGAAACAGGTGCCCCGCTCGATTTTCGTCGATCTGGAACCGACGGTAATCGATGACGTAAGGAATGGCTGCATGAAGGATCTCTACCATCCGGAGCAACTGATCTCGGGCAAGGAGGATGCGGCGAATAACTATGCCCGCGGTCGTTACTCCATTGGCAAGGAGGTGATCGATAGGGTGACCTCGAGGCTGCAGAAGATCGCCGAGCAGTGCGATAGCCTGCAGGGATTCCTCATCTTTCACTCGTTGGGCGGCGGTACTGGCTCGGGATTCACCTCCCTGCTGGTGGAGCGACTATCGACCGATTATAGCAAGAAGTGCAAGCTGGACTTTGCCGTTTATCCCTCGCCCAAGGTCTCCACGGCTGTGGTCGAGCCATACAATGGCCTGCTGACCACCCACTCGACCATGGATCACTCGGACTGTGTGTTCATGGTGGACAACGAGGCCATCTACGATATATGTAATAATAGTTTGGGCGTGGACAGGCCAGCCTATAGCAATCTGAATCGTTTGATTGCCCAGATAGTGAGTTCTACAACGGCCTCTTTGCGTTTCAGTGGCTCGATGAATGTGGATCTCAACGAGTTCCAAACGAATCTGGTGCCCTTCCCCAGGATCCACTTTCCCCTGGTCGCCTATGCACCTCTGATGTCCGCCGAGAGATCGGCCCACGAACAGCATGCCATCACGACCTTGACCAATGCCTGCTTTGAGTCCTCCAATATGATGGTCAAGTGTGATCCTCGTCAGGGTAAATTCATGGCCTGCTGCATGCTTTACAGGGGCGATGTTGTGCCCAAGGATGTGAATGCAGCCGTATCGGCCATCAAGTCCAAGCGGCACATCCAGTTCGTGGACTGGTGTCCCACTGGATTCAAGATTGGCATCAATTACGAGAGGCCCGCCTATGTGCCGGGTGGCGATTTGGCCAAGACTTCGCGGGCCTGCTGCATGCTGTCCAATACGACCGCCATTTCGGTGGCCTTCTCGAATCTGTCCTACAAGTTCGATCTGATGTTCCGGAAGCGGGCCTTCGTCCATTGGTACGTGGGCGAGGGCATGGAGGAGGGCGAGTTCACGGAGGCGCGGGAGAATATCGCCGTCCTGGAGCGGGACTTCGAGGAGGTCGGTCTGGACAATGCCGAGGAGGGCGGTGATGAGGACTTTGATGAATTTTGA